In a single window of the Agrobacterium fabrum str. C58 genome:
- the thiP gene encoding thiamine/thiamine pyrophosphate ABC transporter permease ThiP → MMLRRDYRRSIILGTAAFAAVFLFMALAVFALLSFDVGASAAGVMDAYTLRILRFTLYQATLSTLLSIALGLPVALALARRKEFPGRIWIIRLMAVPMGLPVIVGAFGIITIWGRQGVLNSALVFAGADEPFSIYGLSGILIAHVFFNLPLSVRLMLAGLERIPGEYWRMAASLGMGPVSVFRFIEWPAVSRLIPGIAGLVFMLCATSFTLVLLLGGGPAATTLEVAIYQALRFDFDPQRAIALSVLQIVLTAVLLGLLAFLPSPEAEISSLGRNIRRFDGRTTGARLWDGAAIVFAVFLVGLPLVAIAVSGLQADLSRLLIAPIFLRAATTSLLIAMLSAILVVLCCMAIIGARQAIGSRRQLAWPFGLLSALLGAGSSLVLLVPPVVLGSGWFLLLRVFGDVSFYAPVLVALINMLMALPLAMRVMEPAFTSHFLRTGRLSASLGLQGYSRLRFADLPVLWRPMLMALSFAMALSLGDLGAVALFGSKNFVTLPWLVYSNMGSYRTNDAAGYAFLLGVVCLLLAAGGTSRQSPSARAGI, encoded by the coding sequence ATGATGCTGCGTCGCGATTATCGGCGGTCGATCATTTTGGGGACGGCGGCTTTTGCCGCCGTTTTCCTGTTCATGGCGCTCGCGGTTTTCGCGCTATTGTCCTTTGATGTCGGCGCATCCGCCGCCGGTGTCATGGATGCCTACACACTGCGCATCCTGCGCTTCACGCTGTACCAGGCGACGTTGTCCACCCTTTTGTCCATTGCTCTTGGCCTGCCCGTCGCTCTGGCGCTCGCCCGGCGGAAAGAGTTTCCCGGAAGGATCTGGATCATCCGGCTGATGGCGGTGCCGATGGGGCTACCGGTGATCGTCGGTGCCTTTGGCATCATCACCATCTGGGGTAGGCAGGGTGTGCTGAACAGTGCCCTTGTTTTTGCCGGGGCGGACGAGCCTTTCAGCATATACGGACTTTCCGGCATTCTCATCGCTCACGTCTTCTTCAATCTGCCGCTTAGTGTTCGGCTGATGCTGGCGGGCTTGGAGCGTATTCCGGGGGAATATTGGCGCATGGCGGCAAGTCTCGGCATGGGGCCGGTTTCGGTTTTCCGTTTCATCGAATGGCCGGCGGTCTCGCGGCTCATTCCCGGCATTGCCGGGCTAGTTTTCATGCTGTGCGCCACCAGTTTCACGCTCGTGCTTCTTCTCGGCGGCGGGCCGGCGGCGACAACGCTGGAGGTGGCGATCTATCAGGCGCTGCGGTTCGATTTCGATCCGCAGCGGGCGATTGCGCTTTCGGTTCTGCAGATCGTCCTCACCGCAGTCCTGCTCGGACTCCTTGCCTTTTTGCCATCGCCGGAAGCGGAAATCTCCTCGCTCGGTCGCAACATCCGCCGTTTCGACGGCAGAACTACAGGCGCGCGGCTGTGGGACGGTGCGGCAATCGTTTTTGCCGTTTTCCTGGTCGGGCTGCCGCTTGTCGCCATAGCTGTTTCGGGGCTGCAGGCCGATCTGTCGCGTCTGCTCATCGCGCCGATCTTCCTGCGTGCCGCGACGACCAGTCTTTTAATCGCCATGCTGTCGGCAATTCTCGTCGTCCTCTGCTGCATGGCGATCATCGGCGCACGCCAGGCCATCGGCTCCAGACGCCAACTGGCGTGGCCTTTCGGCCTGCTTTCCGCCCTGCTTGGGGCGGGGTCGTCGCTGGTGCTGCTTGTTCCGCCCGTCGTGCTGGGAAGCGGATGGTTCCTGCTGTTGCGGGTGTTTGGTGATGTCAGTTTTTATGCACCCGTTCTCGTGGCGCTCATCAATATGCTGATGGCTCTGCCGCTTGCCATGCGGGTGATGGAGCCGGCCTTCACCAGCCATTTCCTGCGCACTGGCCGCCTTTCCGCCAGTCTCGGGCTTCAGGGCTATTCGCGGCTGCGGTTTGCCGATCTGCCGGTTCTCTGGCGGCCCATGCTGATGGCGCTTTCTTTTGCCATGGCGCTATCGCTCGGCGATCTGGGGGCAGTTGCACTGTTCGGATCGAAAAATTTCGTGACCTTGCCCTGGCTGGTCTACAGCAATATGGGCAGCTATCGCACCAACGATGCGGCCGGTTATGCCTTCCTCCTCGGTGTCGTTTGCCTGCTGCTTGCAGCAGGCGGTACTTCACGGCAATCCCCATCAGCAAGGGCTGGCATATGA
- the thiB gene encoding thiamine ABC transporter substrate binding subunit, translated as MRRRLFLNSVIAASLFLPGLAAAQDKPELTVYTYESFVSEWGPGPKVKEAFEKVCVCTVNFVGVADGVALLNRLKLEGSGSKADVVVGLDTNLVAEAKQTGLFDASGIDASAAKVPGGYKDDVFVPYDYGHFAVIYDTQAVKNPPASLKELVEGDSAQKIAIQDPRTSTPGLGLLLWVKSVYGDKAPEAWAKLRKRILTVTPGWSESYGLFTKGEVPMVLSYTTSPAYHMVAEKSDRYQAAAFSEGHYIQIEVSGLLKNAPHKELAKQFLAFTLTSGFQDAIPENNWMMPVAATSAPLPEAFSKLVVPQKTFLMDPEEVAKNRKAWIDEWLSAMSMN; from the coding sequence GTGCGCCGTCGTCTTTTCCTGAATTCCGTCATTGCCGCCTCGCTGTTTCTGCCCGGTTTAGCCGCGGCGCAGGACAAGCCGGAACTGACCGTCTACACCTATGAAAGCTTCGTTTCCGAATGGGGCCCCGGCCCCAAGGTGAAGGAAGCCTTCGAGAAGGTTTGCGTCTGCACGGTCAATTTTGTCGGTGTCGCGGATGGCGTGGCGCTGCTCAATCGTCTGAAACTTGAGGGCAGCGGTTCCAAGGCGGACGTCGTGGTCGGGCTCGACACCAATCTTGTCGCGGAAGCCAAACAGACCGGCCTTTTTGACGCCAGTGGCATCGATGCATCGGCGGCCAAGGTGCCGGGCGGTTACAAGGACGATGTTTTCGTACCCTATGATTATGGGCATTTCGCTGTGATCTATGACACGCAGGCGGTGAAAAACCCGCCGGCGAGCCTTAAAGAACTGGTGGAAGGCGACTCCGCGCAGAAGATCGCCATTCAGGACCCGCGTACCTCCACACCTGGGCTTGGCCTGCTTTTGTGGGTAAAGTCAGTTTATGGCGACAAGGCGCCGGAGGCTTGGGCAAAGCTCAGGAAGCGCATTCTCACCGTCACGCCCGGCTGGTCGGAATCCTATGGCCTGTTCACCAAGGGAGAGGTGCCGATGGTGCTCTCCTACACCACCTCGCCGGCCTATCACATGGTCGCCGAAAAGTCGGACCGTTATCAGGCTGCGGCCTTTTCGGAAGGGCATTACATCCAGATCGAAGTGTCCGGCCTTCTCAAAAACGCACCGCACAAGGAGCTGGCAAAGCAGTTTCTCGCTTTCACACTGACATCAGGTTTTCAGGATGCCATTCCCGAAAACAACTGGATGATGCCGGTTGCGGCAACGTCGGCGCCCTTGCCCGAGGCATTTTCCAAACTCGTCGTGCCGCAGAAGACCTTTCTGATGGATCCCGAAGAGGTGGCGAAGAACCGCAAAGCCTGGATCGACGAATGGCTTTCGGCCATGAGCATGAACTGA
- a CDS encoding VOC family protein, which yields MRMIFVNLPVKNIEVSKSFFTALGFSFNPEYSDDRTLCMIVEENIFVMLLQEDRFRDFINGDIADAKQSTEVLTCLSAGSREEIDEMIATALASGGSSWKPVQDHGFMYAGSFQDPDGHVWELVHMTGQG from the coding sequence ATGCGCATGATTTTTGTCAATCTGCCGGTCAAGAATATCGAGGTGTCGAAAAGCTTCTTCACGGCCCTCGGTTTCAGTTTCAATCCGGAATATTCCGACGACCGCACGCTCTGCATGATCGTGGAGGAGAACATTTTCGTGATGCTTCTTCAGGAGGACCGGTTTCGGGATTTCATTAATGGCGATATCGCCGATGCCAAACAGAGCACCGAGGTTCTGACCTGCCTTTCCGCTGGAAGCCGGGAGGAGATCGACGAGATGATCGCAACCGCGCTTGCCTCCGGCGGTAGCAGCTGGAAACCGGTTCAGGACCATGGCTTTATGTATGCCGGCAGCTTTCAGGATCCCGACGGTCACGTCTGGGAGCTGGTGCATATGACGGGACAGGGTTGA
- a CDS encoding thiamine ABC transporter ATP-binding protein: protein MTGDDFAVALDKIRLRLGTQNFDLDCTFPQGQVTAVVGASGSGKSTLLNLVAGFEVPDFGRVVIHGQDMAASDPSERPVSSIFQDNNLFAHLDIFTNVALGVSPGLKLRAEDRQRIEVALARVGLAGFDKRLPGTLSGGERQRAALARALVRQKPVMLLDEPFAALDPGLRAGMTALLLDLHAETKNTVIIVTHHPDDIKKLAQRVVFLDRGRVVYAGSTADFFATQNVKAVDSFLNG, encoded by the coding sequence ATGACAGGCGATGATTTTGCCGTTGCGCTGGATAAGATCAGGCTACGGCTCGGAACGCAGAACTTCGATCTCGATTGCACCTTTCCGCAAGGTCAGGTGACTGCGGTTGTGGGTGCCTCCGGTTCGGGAAAATCGACGCTCCTCAATCTCGTTGCCGGTTTCGAGGTGCCAGATTTTGGCCGTGTGGTTATCCACGGACAGGACATGGCGGCATCGGACCCTTCGGAAAGGCCGGTTTCATCGATCTTTCAGGACAATAATCTTTTCGCCCATCTCGATATTTTCACCAATGTCGCTCTCGGAGTCAGTCCCGGCCTGAAATTGCGGGCGGAAGACCGGCAGAGGATCGAGGTGGCGCTGGCGCGCGTCGGTCTTGCGGGTTTCGACAAGCGCCTGCCGGGCACGCTTTCCGGCGGCGAAAGACAAAGGGCGGCGCTGGCGCGTGCGCTGGTGCGGCAAAAACCGGTCATGCTGCTCGATGAGCCCTTCGCCGCGCTTGATCCGGGACTGCGGGCGGGCATGACGGCTCTGCTTCTCGACTTGCACGCCGAAACAAAAAATACGGTGATTATTGTCACGCATCACCCCGACGACATAAAAAAGCTGGCGCAACGGGTGGTTTTTCTTGATCGCGGCCGCGTTGTCTATGCAGGCTCGACCGCAGATTTCTTCGCCACACAAAATGTGAAGGCGGTAGACAGTTTTCTGAATGGCTGA